The Salvia miltiorrhiza cultivar Shanhuang (shh) chromosome 1, IMPLAD_Smil_shh, whole genome shotgun sequence genome has a window encoding:
- the LOC131017253 gene encoding riboflavin synthase-like, translating to MALSCPQTFLHGHRRNPSPAARTLSISDISAAAPPRQPQLHSKLALKPPPLSSIFIKPSKPHHSKSVNTNVKSLFTGIVEEMGTIKHLGFDQPDSFTMKIQAKTVLEGVHLGDSIAVNGTCLTVTEYDTVLGEFSVGLAPETLRKTSLGELESGSLVNLERALSPSTRMGGHFVQGHVDGTGEIVELRPEGDSLWVKVKVGREILRYIVPKGFIAVDGTSLTVVDVFDDEGCFNFMLVAYTQQKVVIALKKVGQKVNLEVDILGKYVERLLSSGFVDSFKSS from the coding sequence ATGGCTCTGTCTTGCCCACAAACCTTCCTCCACGGCCACCGCCGGAATCCCTCGCCGGCGGCGAGAACACTCTCTATTTCCGACATATCCGCCGCTGCACCGCCGCGGCAACCTCAACTCCACTCCAAGCTAGCTCTAAAACCGCCCCCACTTTCATCCATCTTTATTAAACCCTCCAAACCCCACCACTCCAAATCCGTCAACACCAACGTGAAATCCCTTTTCACCGGAATCGTGGAAGAAATGGGAACAATCAAGCACCTGGGCTTCGATCAACCCGACAGCTTCACTATGAAAATCCAAGCAAAAACCGTTCTTGAAGGCGTGCACTTGGGTGACAGCATCGCCGTCAACGGCACCTGCCTAACGGTGACGGAGTACGACACCGTTTTGGGAGAATTCTCGGTGGGATTGGCGCCGGAGACGCTGCGGAAGACATCACTGGGCGAATTGGAGAGTGGGTCTTTGGTCAATTTGGAGAGGGCGTTGAGCCCTAGCACCAGAATGGGGGGACATTTCGTGCAGGGGCACGTCGATGGGACCGGAGAAATCGTCGAATTGAGGCCGGAGGGGGACTCGCTGTGGGTGAAGGTGAAAGTTGGGAGGGAGATTTTGAGGTACATTGTGCCTAAGGGGTTTATTGCTGTGGATGGAACGAGTTTGACGGTGGTGGATGTGTTTGATGATGAAGGGTGCTTCAATTTCATGTTGGTGGCTTACACACAGCAGAAAGTTGTGATCGCTTTGAAGAAAGTTGGGCAGAAGGTGAATTTGGAGGTTGATATTTTGGGGAAGTATGTGGAGAGGCTTCTCAGCAGCGGCTTCGTGGATTCGTTCAAATCATCATGA